One Flavobacterium sp. 90 DNA segment encodes these proteins:
- the hisF gene encoding imidazole glycerol phosphate synthase subunit HisF has protein sequence MLAKRIIPCLDIKNGRTVKGVNFVDLRDAGDPVELAEIYSAEGADELVFLDISATEERRKTLVNMVRSVAEKINIPFTVGGGISSVEDVEILLNNGADKVSINSSAVKNPQLINDLAQKFGSQCVVVAIDAKQINGQWIVHLVGGKVPTELNLFDWAIEVAERGAGEILFTSMDNDGTKNGFANEALAKLSTLINIPIIASGGAGNIQHFVDSFKVGKADAALAASVFHFKEIEIKTLKEELRDNGIEVRL, from the coding sequence ATGTTAGCAAAAAGAATCATTCCTTGTTTGGATATAAAAAACGGAAGAACCGTAAAAGGTGTTAACTTCGTTGACTTGCGTGATGCTGGTGATCCGGTGGAACTGGCTGAAATATATTCGGCTGAAGGTGCGGATGAATTGGTGTTTTTGGATATTTCGGCTACCGAAGAACGTCGTAAAACGTTGGTCAATATGGTGCGAAGCGTTGCAGAGAAAATCAATATTCCGTTTACAGTTGGCGGTGGAATTTCGTCTGTTGAAGATGTTGAAATTCTATTAAATAATGGCGCTGATAAGGTTTCGATCAATTCATCGGCAGTAAAAAATCCGCAATTGATTAATGATTTGGCTCAGAAATTCGGAAGCCAATGTGTTGTTGTTGCAATTGATGCTAAGCAAATTAACGGGCAATGGATTGTACATTTAGTTGGTGGAAAAGTGCCTACAGAACTTAATTTATTCGATTGGGCAATAGAAGTTGCTGAACGCGGCGCAGGAGAAATTCTATTTACTTCGATGGATAATGACGGAACCAAAAATGGTTTTGCAAACGAAGCTTTGGCCAAATTATCGACTTTAATAAATATCCCGATTATTGCTTCTGGCGGTGCGGGAAATATTCAGCATTTTGTAGATTCATTTAAGGTAGGAAAAGCAGACGCTGCTTTGGCTGCGAGTGTTTTTCACTTTAAAGAGATTGAGATTAAGACTTTGAAGGAAGAACTTAGGGATAATGGTATTGAAGTTAGGCTTTGA
- a CDS encoding M1 family metallopeptidase translates to MKKYFCGAFIAFLVGFTANAQGLLNKSETVFTHQDTLRGSITKERAWWDLKYYHLDVKVNPQEKTITGSNTVRYTVLTQNNKMQIDLQQPMNIYKVTQDRKELKFERDGNAFFIELTAAQKVGETKEIIISFGGVPKEAIKPPWDGGITWKKDKNGKDFIASSCQGLGASVWWPCKDHMYDEVENMLISVNVPGDLTDVSNGRLKSVKKEKDGTKTFNWFVSNPINNYGVNINIGDYVNFSEKYKGEKGDLDCNYYVLRDNLAVAKEQFKDVPRMLKAFENWFGPYPFYEDSYKLVEAPYLGMEHQSSVTYGNDFKNGYLGHDLSGTGWGLKFDFIIIHESGHEWFANNITYKDIADMWVHESFTNYSESLFLEYYYGKDAGAEYVIGCRKGISNDKPIIGHYDVNNEGSGDMYPKGATMLHMIRQVINDDAKWKSILRGLNSTFYHQTVTGKQIQDYINEKSGINFNRVYAQYLATTQIPVFEYMFKNGTFGYHWTNCVAKFDMPVRVKINGVETWLKPTTEWQSEKTTNEDRKLEVDKDFYVTTSNIVE, encoded by the coding sequence ATGAAAAAATACTTCTGTGGCGCTTTTATCGCCTTTTTAGTTGGTTTTACAGCCAATGCACAAGGACTTCTTAATAAGTCTGAAACGGTTTTTACACATCAGGATACTTTACGCGGAAGCATCACAAAAGAAAGAGCCTGGTGGGATTTGAAATACTATCATTTAGATGTAAAAGTAAATCCACAAGAAAAGACTATTACAGGTTCAAATACTGTTCGTTATACTGTTTTGACGCAGAATAACAAAATGCAAATTGATTTGCAGCAGCCAATGAATATCTATAAAGTAACACAAGACAGAAAAGAATTGAAGTTTGAAAGAGACGGAAATGCTTTCTTTATTGAATTAACGGCTGCTCAAAAAGTTGGTGAAACAAAAGAAATAATCATCTCTTTTGGAGGAGTACCTAAAGAAGCTATCAAACCACCTTGGGATGGCGGAATTACATGGAAAAAAGATAAAAACGGAAAAGATTTTATTGCTTCATCTTGCCAAGGTTTAGGCGCAAGTGTTTGGTGGCCTTGTAAAGATCATATGTATGACGAAGTTGAGAATATGTTAATCAGCGTGAATGTTCCGGGTGATTTGACAGATGTTTCAAACGGAAGATTGAAAAGCGTTAAAAAAGAAAAAGACGGTACAAAGACCTTTAATTGGTTTGTTTCGAATCCTATTAATAATTATGGCGTAAATATTAATATTGGTGATTACGTTAATTTCTCTGAGAAATACAAAGGAGAAAAAGGGGATTTAGATTGTAATTATTATGTTTTGAGAGATAATTTGGCTGTAGCCAAAGAACAATTTAAGGACGTTCCAAGAATGTTGAAAGCTTTTGAAAACTGGTTTGGACCTTATCCTTTTTATGAAGATAGTTACAAATTGGTCGAAGCGCCTTATTTAGGAATGGAGCACCAAAGTAGTGTGACGTACGGAAACGACTTTAAAAATGGTTATTTAGGACATGATTTAAGCGGAACAGGCTGGGGATTAAAATTTGATTTTATCATTATTCACGAGTCTGGACACGAGTGGTTTGCTAATAATATTACGTATAAAGATATTGCAGATATGTGGGTTCACGAGAGTTTTACCAATTATTCTGAAAGTCTATTTTTGGAATATTATTATGGAAAAGATGCCGGAGCTGAATATGTAATTGGTTGTAGAAAAGGAATTAGCAACGATAAACCTATTATTGGGCATTATGATGTAAATAACGAAGGATCAGGCGATATGTATCCAAAAGGAGCGACTATGCTGCACATGATTCGTCAGGTTATTAATGATGATGCAAAATGGAAATCGATCCTAAGAGGTTTAAACAGTACTTTTTACCATCAAACGGTTACAGGTAAACAAATTCAGGATTATATAAATGAAAAATCAGGAATTAACTTTAATAGAGTTTATGCACAATATTTAGCTACAACTCAAATTCCGGTTTTTGAATATATGTTTAAAAATGGCACTTTCGGTTATCACTGGACAAATTGTGTTGCTAAATTTGATATGCCGGTTAGAGTAAAAATTAACGGTGTTGAAACTTGGTTAAAGCCAACAACTGAATGGCAATCTGAGAAAACTACAAATGAAGATAGAAAGCTAGAGGTTGATAAAGATTTTTATGTAACGACTTCTAATATTGTAGAATAA
- the hisIE gene encoding bifunctional phosphoribosyl-AMP cyclohydrolase/phosphoribosyl-ATP diphosphatase HisIE, with the protein MDIDIKSAHGLIPAIIQDSETKNVLMLGYMNEESLQKTIETQKVTFFSRSKQRLWTKGEESGNFLNLVSIKNDCDGDTLLIQAKPVGPTCHTGADTCWQEENKENYGFISQLENTIKTRRENADSEKSYVASLFEKGINKIAQKVGEEAVEVVIEAKDDNDDLFLSESADLLFHYLILLQAKGFQLNDVVDVLKKRQK; encoded by the coding sequence ATGGATATAGATATAAAAAGCGCACACGGATTGATTCCGGCAATTATTCAGGATTCTGAAACAAAAAATGTTTTGATGCTTGGGTATATGAACGAAGAATCACTGCAAAAAACAATTGAAACTCAAAAAGTAACTTTCTTTAGCCGATCTAAACAAAGACTTTGGACAAAAGGCGAGGAGAGTGGTAACTTTTTGAATCTGGTTAGTATTAAAAATGATTGCGATGGCGATACACTCTTAATTCAGGCAAAACCTGTTGGCCCAACGTGTCATACTGGTGCCGATACTTGCTGGCAGGAAGAAAACAAAGAAAATTATGGTTTTATTTCTCAATTGGAAAATACAATCAAAACGCGCAGAGAAAATGCCGATTCAGAGAAAAGTTATGTAGCTTCTTTATTCGAAAAAGGAATCAATAAAATTGCTCAAAAAGTTGGTGAAGAAGCAGTAGAAGTAGTTATTGAAGCCAAAGACGATAATGATGATTTGTTCTTAAGCGAAAGCGCTGATTTATTATTTCATTACTTAATATTGCTTCAGGCAAAAGGTTTTCAATTGAATGATGTTGTTGATGTTTTGAAGAAACGTCAGAAGTAG
- a CDS encoding carbohydrate-binding family 9-like protein produces MKITKIAAVVSFVCSITTYSQNIHVYKRSEKIIIDGDLSDWKKPFLGPFVVHNSGKKATQNTMVSLSWNDENLYIAYRSTDSKIVGTNQKKDSQIFNTDDLVEIFIDPDGDGQNYIEIGVNAFSSNYDMLLKCISPVCGGWNTSMAFNITGMETQSKITREGFTTEIKIPFSSLKTIPNGNFNKPKIGTKWRGNTFRIDYGNTTEYLTLQPYKSGKFGFHQPQEFAVFEFVE; encoded by the coding sequence ATGAAAATTACTAAAATTGCCGCTGTTGTAAGCTTTGTGTGCTCGATAACAACTTATTCACAGAATATTCATGTTTACAAAAGAAGCGAAAAAATAATCATTGATGGAGATTTATCCGATTGGAAAAAACCTTTTTTAGGTCCATTTGTAGTTCATAATTCAGGCAAAAAAGCAACACAAAATACAATGGTTTCACTTTCGTGGAATGACGAAAATTTATATATTGCTTATCGTTCAACAGATTCTAAAATAGTTGGAACAAACCAGAAAAAAGATTCTCAAATTTTTAATACTGATGATTTAGTCGAAATTTTTATCGATCCTGATGGCGACGGTCAAAATTATATTGAAATTGGAGTAAATGCTTTTTCATCCAATTACGATATGCTACTTAAATGTATTTCGCCTGTTTGTGGTGGCTGGAATACTTCTATGGCATTTAATATTACTGGAATGGAAACGCAAAGCAAAATAACCCGAGAAGGTTTTACTACAGAAATTAAGATTCCGTTTTCGAGTTTAAAAACTATTCCAAATGGCAATTTCAATAAACCAAAAATAGGTACTAAATGGAGAGGAAACACTTTTAGAATTGATTACGGTAACACAACTGAATATCTTACATTACAACCTTATAAGAGCGGAAAATTTGGTTTTCATCAGCCTCAAGAATTTGCTGTTTTTGAGTTTGTGGAATAG
- a CDS encoding DUF1399 domain-containing protein — protein MNTVLWSEILRFDLDNPNEEYGFSTRLAFENSWTIHFTKTAILEYKKFMYLAATSFEMVSPSEIVDIVWHQHLIFTNSYSDLCTLLKKRIEHIPSTHNRSEAEKFQKAKERTKEFYEQKFGNQPKEIWEHYNYSNALNLNKNDLDITRFKNRYLVLFIVSLFPIYYLLKPILIQIKNPDFLIYYILLFGVAIYMLMQYITKAFTSFYDNLKTNLIFSNLSPFELIFLKTNKLDYVIHGVVNNLVRSKKIKIISNNRLDLIDEELTDNRYENCVIEILKEFDPLQYHQLNKIVQQKPIFKQLEKSVIRIRKTISDSKEYIAIVRIAMLVLGFLLSIGITRFILGINRHKPVVYLFFVMIILIPVASFYLRKILNYLFIDAIPSLVKDEKRNEESEKDWQWNYFFYGEVVLLGAFIPLTSHSKGYTFISSDSGGSGCTSSSDSSGSSCSSSCGSSCGSSCGGCGGD, from the coding sequence ATGAATACAGTGCTTTGGTCAGAAATTTTAAGATTTGATTTAGATAATCCAAATGAGGAATATGGATTTTCAACAAGATTAGCATTTGAAAATAGTTGGACCATTCATTTTACAAAAACAGCCATTCTTGAGTACAAAAAATTCATGTATTTGGCAGCTACTTCTTTTGAAATGGTTTCGCCTTCCGAAATTGTAGATATCGTTTGGCATCAACACTTAATATTTACCAATTCTTATTCTGATTTATGTACGCTTTTAAAGAAAAGAATCGAACATATTCCGTCGACACATAACAGATCTGAGGCAGAAAAATTTCAAAAAGCAAAAGAAAGAACAAAAGAATTTTACGAGCAAAAATTCGGGAATCAGCCGAAAGAAATTTGGGAACATTACAATTATAGTAATGCATTAAATTTAAATAAAAATGATCTCGATATCACAAGGTTTAAAAACAGATATTTAGTATTGTTTATAGTGTCGCTATTTCCAATATATTATTTGCTGAAACCAATTCTGATTCAAATTAAAAACCCTGATTTTTTAATCTATTATATTTTATTGTTCGGCGTTGCAATTTATATGTTAATGCAATATATAACAAAGGCTTTTACTTCATTTTATGATAATTTAAAAACAAATTTAATTTTTTCGAATCTAAGTCCTTTTGAATTAATTTTTCTTAAAACAAATAAATTAGATTATGTTATTCATGGTGTTGTAAACAATTTAGTCAGGAGTAAAAAGATTAAAATTATAAGCAATAACAGATTGGATTTAATTGATGAAGAGCTAACTGATAATCGATATGAAAATTGTGTTATTGAAATTTTGAAAGAGTTTGATCCGCTTCAATATCACCAATTGAATAAAATAGTACAACAAAAACCAATATTTAAGCAACTGGAAAAAAGCGTTATTAGAATTAGAAAAACTATTAGTGATTCTAAAGAATATATAGCCATAGTAAGAATCGCAATGTTGGTTTTGGGTTTTCTGTTAAGTATTGGTATTACGAGATTTATCTTAGGGATAAACAGACACAAACCTGTCGTATACCTATTTTTTGTAATGATTATTTTGATTCCTGTTGCTAGTTTTTATCTCAGGAAGATTTTAAATTACTTATTTATCGATGCAATTCCATCATTAGTTAAAGACGAAAAACGTAATGAAGAAAGTGAAAAAGATTGGCAATGGAATTATTTTTTCTATGGTGAAGTAGTATTATTGGGCGCTTTTATTCCACTGACATCACATTCAAAAGGATATACCTTTATTTCTTCTGACAGCGGCGGATCAGGCTGTACGAGTTCTTCTGATAGCAGCGGATCGAGCTGTTCAAGTTCTTGTGGCAGCTCATGCGGAAGTTCTTGTGGTGGCTGCGGAGGAGATTAA
- a CDS encoding 2-isopropylmalate synthase, which produces MNREKVQIFDTTLRDGEQVPGCKLDTKQKLVIAERLDKMGVDVIEAGFPVSSPGDFLSVSEICKIVENATVCGLTRAVKNDIDVAAAALKHAKRPRIHTGIGTSESHILHKLKTTREDIIARAKFAVSHAKSYVEDVEFYAEDGGRTDNAFLAKVCEEVIKSGATVLNIPDTTGYCLPEEYGAKMKYLRENVKGIENVILSCHCHNDLGMATANSIAGAINGARQIECTINGIGERAGNTALEEVVMVFKQHPYLNLDTNINTRELNEMSRLVSESMGMFVQPNKAIVGANAFAHSSGIHQDGIIKNRATYEIIDPLDVGVNESSIILTARSGRAALAYRAKKVGYELTKVQLDIVYIEFLKFADIKKEVVDADIHQIIEAAKIQDELIRS; this is translated from the coding sequence ATGAATAGAGAGAAAGTTCAAATTTTTGACACCACTTTGCGCGATGGCGAACAAGTTCCAGGATGTAAGTTAGATACTAAACAAAAATTAGTTATAGCAGAACGACTTGATAAAATGGGAGTTGACGTTATCGAAGCAGGTTTTCCTGTGTCAAGTCCAGGCGATTTTTTATCGGTCTCTGAGATTTGTAAAATTGTAGAGAATGCGACGGTCTGCGGACTAACAAGAGCTGTCAAAAACGACATTGATGTTGCTGCAGCTGCTTTAAAACATGCTAAAAGACCTAGAATCCACACAGGAATCGGAACATCTGAGTCTCATATACTCCACAAATTAAAGACCACAAGAGAAGATATTATTGCAAGAGCAAAATTTGCTGTTTCTCACGCAAAATCTTATGTAGAAGACGTTGAGTTTTATGCAGAAGATGGTGGTAGAACTGATAATGCTTTCCTTGCAAAAGTTTGCGAAGAAGTTATTAAATCCGGAGCTACTGTATTGAATATTCCTGATACAACAGGATATTGTCTACCGGAAGAATACGGAGCAAAAATGAAATATTTAAGAGAAAATGTAAAAGGTATTGAAAACGTAATTCTTTCTTGTCACTGTCATAATGATTTAGGAATGGCAACTGCAAACTCTATTGCAGGTGCGATAAATGGAGCAAGACAAATAGAATGTACTATTAATGGTATTGGTGAAAGAGCTGGAAATACGGCACTTGAAGAAGTGGTAATGGTTTTTAAACAACATCCTTACTTAAATCTTGATACTAACATTAATACAAGAGAATTGAATGAAATGAGCCGATTAGTTTCTGAAAGTATGGGAATGTTCGTTCAGCCTAATAAAGCTATTGTTGGAGCAAATGCTTTTGCACATAGTTCTGGAATTCACCAGGACGGTATAATTAAAAACAGAGCGACTTACGAAATAATTGATCCGCTGGATGTTGGAGTAAATGAATCCTCGATTATTCTAACAGCAAGAAGTGGTAGAGCAGCATTAGCTTACCGTGCTAAAAAAGTAGGTTACGAGTTGACAAAAGTACAATTAGACATTGTATATATTGAGTTCTTGAAGTTTGCTGATATTAAAAAAGAAGTTGTTGATGCTGATATTCATCAGATTATCGAGGCTG